The following are encoded in a window of Dictyostelium discoideum AX4 chromosome 6 chromosome, whole genome shotgun sequence genomic DNA:
- the wbp1 gene encoding dolichyl-diphosphooligosaccharide-protein glycotransferase translates to MMMKSILITFIIASALLSSVFADIGGKRTLVVLDDLSIKKTHSTFFKNLENKGYKLQFEQSNTKVVLEKYGDFNFDNLILFSPTSESLSFSSADVTRFIDGGNNVLFAGSNVISENIRDIAAECGMEIEEDKTLIFDHFNYDKSQSDHSVLVADQFIDDSPIILQGLNKPILFKGIGHKIRNNPLNYAILTGSSTAFSAKAISGVSTKLMGKSCGLVSSLQARNNARVTFSGSLDLFSDKSFYSKIDNKESGNKEFVERLVSWTFQERGILRASELELVKISTESNSTVAPDVFTIKDEVKYSLKVEEFDGIKGKWVPYVGSLQLEVIMLDPYIRTFIKGDANGLYKIHFKLPDVYGVFTFEASIHKSGYSTLDHIYRKPILPFRHDSYERFIPAAFPYYATCFSMLIGTFIFSIIFLFNKDQLNK, encoded by the exons atgatgatgaaatcaATCCTTATCACATTTATCATTGCATCAGCTTTGTTATCAAGTGTTTTTGCAGATATTGGTGGAAAGAGAACTTTAGTTGTTCttgatgatttatcaattaaaaaaactcattcaaccttttttaaaaatttagaaa ATAAAGGatataaattacaatttgaACAATCAAATACTAAAGTTGTTTTAGAGAAATATGGAGATTtcaattttgataatttaattttattctcACCAACATCAGAATCACTTTCATTCTCATCAGCCGATGTAACCAGATTCATCGATGGTGGAAATAATGTATTATTCGCTGGTTCAAATGTTATCTCTGAAAATATTCGTGACATTGCAGCTGAATGTGGTATGGAAATTGAAGAAGATAAAACACTTATTTTCGATCATTTCAATTATGATAAa tcACAATCTGATCATAGTGTTCTTGTTGCAGATCAATTTATTGATGATTCACCAATTATTTTACAAGGtttaaataaaccaattctttttaaagGTATTGGTcataaaattagaaataatCCACTCAACTATGCAATTTTAACAGGTTCATCAACTGCATTCTCTGCTAAAGCTATCTCTGGTGTATCAACTAAATTAATGGGTAAATCATGTGGTTTAGTCTCTTCATTACAAGCACGTAATAATGCAAGAGTTACCTTTTCAGGTTCTCTTGATTTATTTAGtgataaatcattttattcaaaaattgaTAA taaagaATCAGGtaataaagaatttgttGAAAGATTAGTATCATGGACATTCCAAGAAAGAGGTATTCTTAGAGCTAGTGAATTGGAATTAGTAAAGATTTCAACTGAATCAAATTCAACCGTTGCACCAGATGTTTTCACAATTAAGGATGAAGTTAAGTATAGTTTAAAAGTTGAGGAATTTGATGGTATTAAAGGTAAATGGGTACCATATGTAGGTTCACTTCAATTGGAAGTCATCATGTTAGACCCATACATTCGTACCTTTATCAAAGGTGATGCCAATGGTCTCTACAAAATTCATTTCAAACTTCCAGATGTTTATGGTGTATTCACATTCGAAGCTTCAATTCATAAATCTGGTTATTCAACTTTGGATCATATTTATCGTAAACCAATCCTCCCATTCCGTCATGACTCTTATGAAAGATTCATTCCAGCTGCTTTCCCATATTATGCAACTTGTTTCTCTATGCTCATTGGTACTTTTATTTTCAGTATCATTTTCTTATTTAACaaagatcaattaaataaataa